The Lytechinus pictus isolate F3 Inbred chromosome 5, Lp3.0, whole genome shotgun sequence DNA segment TACAAATTATCGCAGGGGGTACTCTAccactttgcccccccccccccccgtataggCCTACGCTATAGCGCTTTGAAGTGAACATACCGTGTACTTCGGTTTCTGAATCATCTGCTCATAGTTCAGTTCTTCAAAATAGATCCTCACTCGAGCTAGATTTTtcctgtttgaaaaaaaaagaatgtgtaTTGTTTTATACATACAGCCCGTGTTTTCCAAACATATGCCACTAAGTAAGACTACAGTATTTCATTCGAGAAAGTCGAAGAGTCAGAGACAAACTGACCTTATCAAATCAACAGATAGCATAGTCAgatttattgaaatcacccagttttCTTTAGGATTTTTCTCAATCcgtcatttgaaatatttaccATCGAAGTTGGTGAAGTGTCTACCCaatctccctctctttcctgaGAAATATGCTTCCACATTATTTATGTCCATAAATATTGGATTccatttgatttaatttgatttgatttattgatttccgttttACAGTTGGACATAATAAACAGAACCTTACaaagtacaaaaaaatattacaagaaATAATACTATATACAACACAATTACAGATTTAAAAAACACACTTAAAAACTAGAATTAGCTCAAATGGTTTTCGTACTTGAAAGTAAAACGGAGGGGTTTGCATAAAAAAGGCAAAGCTTGTATAAAAGGCAAGTCCCCAAACTTAGTTCCATATTACACATTCCATAAAATTCATCGCAAATAAATATGTCCAATATATTGGGACGTTTTACAATTCCATGTGAACTCGTCCATTATGTAATGGCCAATTATGTAGATTTTATTATCTTCAAATTACTATTccgaaaaataatgatatttgaaTGTCCTGTTAATTGTTGATTGCTTACCTTGTTTGTTCAACGTTCTCTAGAATACGTTTAGCTTTTTCATTGGTCAATCTGGTTTTCAAATGATGCTGATGTGTTATCACGTGACCATCAGACCCAGcattagacagagagagggaaaaaaatcatttttctattttttctccatttttgttATATGGCATGAGTGATTGAgataaattattatcattttaaatgaACAATTATTGTAACAAAGTGTAACATGATAAACAAAAATGGATAATGTATCGGTTACgcgatttcatttcattataattatgacactgattTGATaaggtacactctaaaaacactacgtaaaattttacccaatattgggtagaaagggaacatgcatgtttgctggttCTGTTTTTACCCCATGTtaggctatttcaacgcaacattgcgtgaaatgtacaaaattttacccaaccaacatgcatgttcccattttacccaatattgggtaaaaattttTAGGGTGTAATTGAGGTTCTAGTATCAAGTACGCTATGTCCATTCCAGTTATCGTTAtaagaaaaacataattttcttaattCATTTAAGAATGTGAAGTAATTAATAATCAGTAATAGGCCTACCTCATAACGTTCTGAAGGCCAGAGTGATGATGTCACAGCCGTCACAAAGAGCGTCTCCCTTTACATAAAgtgaaacattattttgtttattttgtcaatataattattgttacattcttggaaaaaaatattaggtTGGTTAGCTATTCAAACTACCAGCTCTTGGTTAAACTATATTGCATGGAAAACGAATGGAGATTAAAATTAACCAATAGTGGGTTGGTTAAAACATCTTGAGAATGTATCTTagtcattcttttattgttattgtcattTTTGCTATGGTAGACGATAAACTACTTTGGCATGAACGTGTTGAATATGTTTGTAATAAAGTATGTGCTGCTCTTGCCATACGGAGAAGTGCTGAACCATTTCTTGATATAACCGCGGCGAAATTAATTTATAACTGTATAATCCAAAGTCAAATGGATTATTGTTGTGAAGTATGGGGTCTACGATTAATTACCCAAAACGaatcaattaataaatattCAGGAACGTGCTGCCAGAataatattcaaagctaacgtCCTTTATACCCCGTCTGAtcaattattaaaaagaaactagAATGGTTCTCCTATCCCCCAAAAGTAATGTACTTCcgatgtatatttatatatttaagaGTTTAAATAATTTATCTTCTTTAATGATAACTTTAAAGTAGTATCCGAAACACATAACGTAAATACAAGATTTGCCTCCAACCTACAACTCGATGTCCCAAAAATGCAGTACTGAATACTATTAATGCTCATTCATTATCTCctcaatatcaattttcaacTCCTTACCCCTTCATTTAAATACCTCtcgagtttaaaaaaaataactcaaaTCATATATAATGTCCGGCAAATGTTAAACTGTCAAAGCttcttttttctactttttttttaatgattccgATTTTGTATGCCTTTCTGTAttctaaaatgtatatataatattatatttactttgtatatttttatcatttgtatatacttgttttgtttttatactgtaGGACCCCTTTTAATATCAGCTTTTGCTGAAAGAGCACCCTATCCAAATaatgttcaaataaatgaaataaaaacaaatatttctaaTTATCATTAATAGAAGTATTATTCTCATTATCATAAGTGGCGCAATGAGCCAATATTAAATTGTGGGGgcagacaaaaataaaacatggtTTATACTTTCTAAACAGACGCGATGGAGCAAAAAATATGACGTTTTTAACTAATAACCTAATTCTTTTTATAGGTTCTgattaacaataaaaaagaagatgacATTTCAgccgtttttcttttcttttcattcttttcgaTGTTTTTGCAATATCTATACACTAGACTCTATGCTTATCATGATCATCTGCTTTCTCTACGCTTATCTATCTTAATAATCTTTAAGGCAATATTGCTTCATTTTACTCTCAACGAATACACTTGATTCATACACTATATTCAGTGACACGTCAATAACTCATATTGACTTGTATTGACTCAATATCTAGGCATGTTTGATTTTATCTAAAGTTAGTGACAACGAGCATGACCTATGAGGAAGGATGGAGCAAATCTAATTATGTTTTCATATAGATACCTATCAAACAGTAGCctatattttaattaatgtttATTATGGCTTAAAAAACACAAGTAAACAGCGACACATATCCACTGTTCCCACATCATCACGTATGACCGTCACTAAGTATATATCATAGAGATATATTACttgtatatatctctatggtatACATATTCTTTTTGTAAGGATATTAATGATGGCGAGCATAATTATGTTGGAGGGGCGAAATGCAGTAATGCATATAGGTCTCTGATACTGATCAAAAATTAATGCAGTGCGCAATTAGAATTCTAACTGAAGAACTATATGATTTTGATATGATACGGTAACCAGGCAATGAGCAATGAGACAGAATGAATATAAGTGTATACAAAAACTTTaagaaacaattttttcaaatctaTGTTAAATGGTTTACGAACTTTCCAAATTTTCTCTGCCCAGCATTCTCCAATTATACACAATCAgtgctgaagaaaaaaaaagtgaagcaCGCGTTTTGGGGGTGTCTTTTGGAGAGGTGATGGGGGTGGAGAAggttgataaataaaaaaaagcaatataacGAAATTTCAACTTACCTGCAAGCAACAGGGCAATTACACGGGAGCTCACCCTCGTGAAAGAACTGTTCTATAGCCTGTCGACATACCTCTGAAAAGAAACATCAAATTTAGTATCATTTCCAAAGTGTCCACATCGTTAAAGAAagatgcaataatttttttaatgcgaTAAAATATAACCTACAtgttttctataatttttttggggggtgaggAGGATTGGAAAACATTTTCACAACTTATGATAACAATAccctatatttataaataaatccataatttattgttcgaaatagacatgaaatgaaatactccgaaaatttgctttgcccaattgatcgtgggcccggcagccgctgtgcagcgccagatcgacgaggctctatccctttaatcgttgaacgccaaacagggtagcagcaactcccatcttttaacgtcttatggtctgacgcggccagggtttgaacccccaacCTCCCGGTTGttagacggacgctctaccaactgagccaacacaccggttatgACGCGCTTTTCCCAAATGACCCAACGTGCTTATAATTTCAACTTCAtataaaacacaaacaaacaaaacaaaacaaatagagAATGGCAATCATAAAATGAAGGCAGTTGCGAAGAACAAAAAACTTTTACATGTTTAAGGGACTTTTTAAAAGATTCAACTGTTGGGGGTTGTCTTTAAAGTGAGAGTGAATTTGTTCCATTCCACTGAGGATGCAATAGTAAAGATTCTATCACTGTCTAAATAAcggacacacacacacacacacacccacacaccctcacaaacCCAGACAACCTATATCAATTCGTAGAATGGATAGCGTATCGCTTCGATTTACAGAGAAATTActccactttaaaaaaatctcatttcataattatatcatCTGTCAAATGACTTAATCTTATAGTAATAACATCATTGTGAGACAGAAATTAAATACccctttatattttttcatatcaagAACTGAGTGATGAACTTGATTAAACGTGGCATTTCATCGATAGTTAATGTTTCAAGGTAGATATTGATCCGTGGTTTGACAATTAAATGTTTCATTATAGATGTATTCGATATGTACGTTGATAAAATCCTTTTTGAAAGGTAAACAGTCAAATTCATTTTACAAGCATTTAAAACGAGGTACATGCAGAGGCGGACAAAGGGGTCATttaatgttgatattttttaaaagacaattaaAAGGTGGTTAAAGGATTGAACCCCTGGCGACAAGAGGATGGATGATCGTGATGTTAGTGGTGAccaatttgtttatatattttttttttgtccaaaaAACTTGTTGTATTTCTTTGAGGGGGGTGGGTGGTTGCTTGTCAGAAAATTTTTAAGAAGTTTTAAGAAGAGCACTTTGGGGCTAGCTCCcataagaaatattgaatcCGCCACTGGTTGCAGAAATAAGACCTAGTACAACAGTGGAAACTTACGTTGAGATCTGTTTCTTGAGCTACAAAGTGTATCATTCATCAAGATATCTGTAACACAGTCACACCTGCCTAAGAGATGCTGCTGAATGCAAGACTTGATGCATGCTCTGGTTGTATAGGCATATTCCCTGGATGTAAAGTTAGTCTTGGTTCCATCCGTGCAGTTCCCATGGGGATCTGGAAGCCGCTGGAAGTAAGACTAGGATTATAAGAAAAGTGATCATTAATTTCCTCGATCAAACACAAAAGAGCAcatatatattacaatataGCGACTACAATATAACCAAAATATGTATTCCCCCATTAGCCATGTAAAATCAGGCTTGAAACATTATAGCTacactttttcatattttcattttttcttcataatttatttcaaaatgtaaattttacaaCTGTACAACGGAAGGACATTGAGTTAGTCACATTGTTTCTTTTGGTGATAATCTACGATAGACTTCATTTCAATAAACtttaatgtaaattcaaatttatACGTAGGCCCATGACAAGACTAATTCGCAGTTACGAAAGGGTGGGTGTCTATACACTGCACtcttaaaaatattgggtaaaaatgctccataaGGGTAATTATGTTTCCAAAACACATAGGGCATTTTTttagtgtgatgaaaattttgcccattctgaagtgattgctgcttatttttttaaccttactgcaCAATATGCTTCCGctttgggtaaaatactgcccaaaattggtttgaaacataattaccctcgtgctggttaaaattttcccaatatttttttgcagtgtacaaggCTGTGTGTGACTGGTTGACATTACGCTTTAATCACTCATTACCAGATAATTTCCTGCGATGAATTTTTAATTGGGCGATGCATTCCCTCCATGCcgactaaaatataaaaatacctatttatttcaataaagaaaaatgaaatagatcGATTTACTGCACGAACCGAACTACATAGCCTACTCGGTGAAAATGATCGACATTTGATGTCATTACTTTTACATTGAAATATCATGTCTCACAATGAAAGGATATGATGGCTTCACTTCTAGTAGGGATACaagggacatacatgtatgatatacaATTTATCCCTCCATTATCAACTTTTCCTCAACTGGATTAAAAACCTGCTATAACCAAGTGATCACATTAATATCAATATGCCAAAAGCCTAAAACATCCCCTACTGCCCGCCCATTCCTGACTCCTTTTGAATGTACACATATTTATAACAGTAGGTGCTGGTAAAGACTTTATCAAATGCATAATATTAGAATTAACGTATGTGAGAGTATCAAAGTAATAATtcagaccttttttttgttcgCACAGAAGATAAAATCCTGCTTATACAGTACAGCCCAAATACGCACTAGTGTAGGGTCACTTAATATACCAAATTATCTAGAATCGCAATCAGGTAGATAGAAAAATTGATCATGTTATGTGACTTTTAAACCATTCACGATGGTTATTCAGGAAGTTGtttaaaatagatttatttCACATCACGATCTGGCTTCCTGTTGAGATAAAGGTACTAATGATACTAATCATTTTCGTTGCTTTCTGATTTCGACATATTATTGATCCTTGCTAATAATATCAcgtaaaattaattgaatttttcGCTTGTAAGCTTTACAAAAGCTCTTTTCAAAATTAGTACGTGACGAGTATTATTGATAATAAAGTCCCATCATTAGcgtaattaattaatcaattaattattaATGGTATGATGATGTTAGCATGGTAATGACAAGggctttcaaaataattataatgtgtACTCTATAGGTGAAGCGacctttcttcattttcttcatagAGATTGAagggagtaaaaaaaataatgattctgATACTAGAAAATGAttagacgtttttttttttttccttgcatCTGTGCATTTTTTTAGAGAAAAacttaattgattatttttctaaATCAAATTCTAGAATGGTCTACCGCAAAGTCAAGAAACCCTCACTTTATACATGTGTGTAATGTGTAACTCATTGTGCAACCATGGTAACTGGGCAATGCATACGGCAAGTAAGTCTTCATTATGGACCAACTTATTATATTATGGTCCATgatgtatattatattatgtaatTGTTTTTCTATGGATTTTGtataatcagtggcgtaacaggcggggggcagggggggcaagttgccccccctggcggatttcaccgggaaaataaaagaaaaacgggaaaaagaaaaaaaggagggagaaagaaagggaaaggggaaggaaaggggaaaaggaaaggaggaaaaggaaagggaaagtgaaaagaaaacgaagaaaatacttttttttaatggaaaaggaaggaaagcgggaaattgtacgaaagaagaacatttgagaaagaacaaatcattccgaaataggcctatgtaatgcaatagcacggtgggaaatgaattaaaagatgacaaaatggcaaacaatagcgggaaacgaaggtagagagtaattagtcaaaagctaaattggaaaacaaagaaaagggacaagaaaaaaataataataacacgacctggctgccgatgattgaaattaaagagcgggaagaaaaatggactgcatacaacattgtgctataagcttactaaattttatgcaaataagctaccggggctttgccccagaccccacgcagtaggggctcttcatttataaccttcaaatgactctataacgccccccgttcaatcatgttcaatcactggcatacagatggggggggggtcttggttccacacccaagagaaaataaaataaattataggagacaacgtataatgaaatgaatggaaacaatgaaatgtgttatttgcttaatataatggaaaaatctatcacataattagaatttaatttcaataggcaattttttttccagctcgctttgcaagctggcgacttttttacaaatttttaccacattgctatgtttttgccccctcaaaatatttggttcattacgcaactgggttgaataaatgtgttgtgtaaaagctatattctgtatatgcctgcgatttgattaaaatagcggcaatctgcgaggtttaaatggctttgatataaaaaagttccgggggctctgccccggaaccgcacagcactgccgcgtatggaagggttgggccatggccccaaaaagttctacaaacaagaacaaaaaaggaggaaagaaaagcaaaggaaaagtgtataggatatgattttatttactgaatataatgtttaaaaaatagctcaaagttagattctcatgaaaaggtgatttttttctcgctcgggactaatataaagcagctttttagcacatgtgctatactgcgcccctgttctttttttactcttcacgatACTGCCacaaaaaatcctgttcacagtggcgtacagaccacagaAAAGgcaaagagagaagagtgaaatatattattttctggatattaatatgtcaaaatttatcacaaaatttgatttttgtattaaaaaggtcaaaaattttgctagctcgcttcgctcgctcgctgctcacaactttttttaaaagataaattctgcccgatacgcaatatctggccttctcaaaatagtcgccccataacaccattacgcctgttcataccatgatatgaccgggaaatttttggctcttgccccccctggccaccgacccctgttacgccgctgtgtATAATGTTCTGTTtgaaataggaaaaaaataaaactgaaactgaaaactgaaactgaaactgaaacctGTCTCAAGCCGATATCTGACACTTGTCCCGTCGACGCAACAACCCCATCATCCTCCGGGAAGGGGAATACATTTGATGGATGAATAGCGACTCGAACTCCAGCCTCTTGGGCGAAGAGCCCAACGTATTCCGGCTGCTCAGTAAAGAGGGTGAGGTGAAGTCCTGTGTGGACAACAAATTGTACAATTTCTGGTGTTATCTTTTGATATTGAATTTAACAAAATCTTGtatcacattattatttttacaaaagaaatgataacatACAGAAATCACAATTATCCTCATATCTAATTTTCTTTCACTTATCGATATTTTCGTGTATCTGCAATTATTtgccttatttattatcattttgtaatATTATTCTGACCTTACCATCTTTTTTCTTTCGTCATCTAGAGTAAATATCACTGTTGTCATGGTTGTTGACAAATATTGATACATGTTTAACGAATCATAGATCACTGTGTATGTTATTTTGCTTTAGTTTTTATTCATTACTGTaagaaatgaattaaagaaaagtgtgtgagagagagagagagcgccccccccccccccgctcagtgaaatatatgtaatgGGCAATTAAATATGTAATTAATGTAATGGGCAATTAAGTATGTAATTAATGTAATGGGCAATTAAGTATGTAATTaatgaccacccccccccctcccttcggatgtaatttgatgaaaacttggtatatcatttgttttatagtCGGTTGTAAGTACGTACCTTACTTATCCAAAATTTTCTTTTCGTGACAATCATCAAATTTGTCCGGTGAATTACACAATAATTATTGGGCAATTAATGCCTTAATTGATTAATGGATATTGGGGGTTTAGTCCTGACAGCCATTGCCCACCAAGTGACCAAGAGAAATGGTAAAGGTAAACATGATTCACCTATACTCACTTTGGCAATTAAATCTTAACCAAAAACTTTTACCTCGAATCGTGAATATTGTAAGGCTTTTAGGCCAAAATGAGTACACGTCTCTTTTTCTGTTTTCCTAATTTTATGTCATCCAGTAATCTACGTTATCACAAATTTACCGCGTAAAATAAGATAGGCCTTGGTCATGTTGGTAGGGAGTGATCTACCCCCAAATAGTCcataaataattcaaaatgaaatctgGAATCATTAGCTGATGACATTGGAATAACTACATTCGTTGACAACACCTATCGATGTCATACTAGTTTCGATTCATCGATATAGTCTGAATGTATTCCTTTTCCTCTCTGCActaaaggaaataatttttaCCATGAAGATCAGCGTAGAGAGAGATGGAAGATCTATACCCTCAGATACCGAGGCCTagataatttttgtttgaaaatttccTCGCTCCTTAAGAGTGACCTCGCTCCCTCAATACAATGTACTTTAGAGTAAGAATAAGTATATCGACAACAAAGAAGTAAACGCCCATCTTTTTTCAATGTACGTTAGTCTAATAGTGACCGGAAGATTCTAAAATTACTCTCAGGAGTGAAGAAATGAAGTTAAGAGATTGAGAAAAAAGAGGTAGGCCCTaatcacgatgatgatgatgatgatgatgatgatgatggtcgtggtggtggtgatgatgatgatgataatgacgatgtgatgatgataatgacgattgGTGATGTTGTGTTTTCAGTTATTAATAATATAATGTATTACCGTACTGTGCCCCAGTCTTTCCAGTTGATCGTGCTCCAGTGCTGTTTCCAACAACTTGGTTAAAAGTAAAGCAGTTCCCGTAGTATTTGTTTTGAAATTGGCGAAAATCCCTGCGAAAATATGTTTAAACCCACACTCTTAAaaacgttgggcaacatacggtccacacaacaattggttaaaactttatcaaattctgagtagctttaaaccaataatgtgtgcttttggtgaaaactacacagtattggttgaaaactacccagagttggataatgttttaaccaattgttgtgtggaccgtatgttgcccaacgtttttaagagtgcatacatcatgattatcataggTTAAGGGTTACTGCAaccatcaaatattttcagtttaATTATCTTCTGCAGAAGAATATCATTTCGCATTTCTTCCCTCTGCAATTAACTaataatctaaaaaaaagggaagaaaaatggaaagaagatCATTGGAAATAATAGAAGGACATTTCTTCGAGAAGAAACAAACTCATTTTCTTAAGTCATGAAAATTTCTGGTGGGatatataaaaatgaacaatatagATATAATATAAATGTATGTTGTATTTACAGACCTACTAAAATGGGATAGCACTCGGGCAAACTGATTATTCTTtaagatgaataaaaaagaggGTTTTGGGGATTTAGATTAATTGCCAAATGAATACTTACGTGTAATTACATTGACGTCTATCAAAGGTACACTGAAGTATGAAGTCTTCCGCCTGGTGGCCCAACAGTTTCAATTCTTCCCTCGATGGATTGATGACTTCCAGAAGATCGCTGAAGTCATCTGCAGTTGATTGTCTGTAGAAACCCTCCCAGTCGTTGTCATTTGCCACTTCTTTCCATTCGTATTCCTGGTAATCAAAATCTTCATCCTCCCAATCATCCTCCCACCAATCATACCGCTCATCAAAATTTTCCTTGCTGGTGTCCTCAGTTTCTCGTTTTTGGCGGACAGTTGGTCTTTGAGACAGTTCACCTGTGACAGGGTCAGGTATAAGATGGAGAGAAGATCTCCGACGACGTTTCATCGGTTGTTCTTCAGGTTCGGTGGCTGAAAATTCTGGCTCGAAAAACAAGGGTATTTCAGTCTCCATAAAGGATGGTTCTAGAGTAGTCTCCTCATCCGTTGGATGATCTTGTGAAGGTTTGACAATTTCATGGCTTTCGCTGGGTATATGAGTTGTGTTGGTCAATTCAGCCATGTTGGAACTGTCTTCTAGCGTGATTGTCTCGGTAACAATGGCAGAACCCAATTCTCCCTCTTCTCCCCCATTCTCCAATTCCCATTCTGCTTCCACCTCCCCTTCCTCTTGCCTATGACGTTCATCTTCCTCATATTCTCTATACCATTCCGATGACCACTCAAACCACCAGGAGTAGTCAGCATCCCCACCCGTTGCCCCTCCATCAGCTAGGATCAGGCTCTCGAAGCGGGTGTTGACCAGGGCAGAGCGTCTCATCTTGTTCATATTGCAGACGGTGACTGCAGGGAACTGTAGCTCTGTCCGGGTTACCACGTCAATCTGCGTCGTGTAAGGATGTCCTCTAAAGTCGTGGAGCAATAGACTTCCTTGCCACAAGAAAGCTGCTAGTGCCACAAGAGTTGCAAACGACCAAAAGAATCTCGATGTAATTGATTTCGAGGTGATGATTCGCGGGATGCCGTGGGCAGTGGTCACATCACTGTAATCCATTAGGACTGCATTGACCGAATCGAGATCGGCAAGATCTTTCGTAGCTCCCTTCCGAAATGAAGAGTTCCTTTTTACCCTGCTTGAGAATTGTaaaagtgatgattataataccaatgatgatgatgatgatgatgatgatattcatgataCAAATGCatgcaaaaagaaaatataaatgaaagttGAATGGATATAATGATATCATTGGTACTTATGTAACGATTGCAATTGgcaaatatgataaacaaacTAAGATGGAATATAAAACTATAAAGTAGATCTCATTTGTCATCAAATAAGTAGAGATGATTCTGTAAGATTCGCAAAACATGATTTTATGCAGTTCGGTTCCTGACATTAACATACTGGCGTTTAGCCAACAAAAAGAGCatgagagaaaagggaaaatgtattcaatgaaaataaatgaaatcaaatgtgaaatttaatcattttatttgaattatcaCTGTCTACTTACATATTCATCTTGATGTCGTTTAA contains these protein-coding regions:
- the LOC129261616 gene encoding degenerin deg-1-like isoform X1 codes for the protein MNIRVKRNSSFRKGATKDLADLDSVNAVLMDYSDVTTAHGIPRIITSKSITSRFFWSFATLVALAAFLWQGSLLLHDFRGHPYTTQIDVVTRTELQFPAVTVCNMNKMRRSALVNTRFESLILADGGATGGDADYSWWFEWSSEWYREYEEDERHRQEEGEVEAEWELENGGEEGELGSAIVTETITLEDSSNMAELTNTTHIPSESHEIVKPSQDHPTDEETTLEPSFMETEIPLFFEPEFSATEPEEQPMKRRRRSSLHLIPDPVTGELSQRPTVRQKRETEDTSKENFDERYDWWEDDWEDEDFDYQEYEWKEVANDNDWEGFYRQSTADDFSDLLEVINPSREELKLLGHQAEDFILQCTFDRRQCNYTDFRQFQNKYYGNCFTFNQVVGNSTGARSTGKTGAQYGLHLTLFTEQPEYVGLFAQEAGVRVAIHPSNVFPFPEDDGVVASTGQVSDIGLRQSYFQRLPDPHGNCTDGTKTNFTSREYAYTTRACIKSCIQQHLLGRCDCVTDILMNDTLCSSRNRSQQVCRQAIEQFFHEGELPCNCPVACRETLFVTAVTSSLWPSERYEHHLKTRLTNEKAKRILENVEQTRKNLARVRIYFEELNYEQMIQKPKYTIEGLLGGIGGLLGLYIGFSVITICEVGVLVVDLVKYLCRKVYSRDRVIPVDFKS
- the LOC129261616 gene encoding degenerin deg-1-like isoform X2, translated to MNMVKRNSSFRKGATKDLADLDSVNAVLMDYSDVTTAHGIPRIITSKSITSRFFWSFATLVALAAFLWQGSLLLHDFRGHPYTTQIDVVTRTELQFPAVTVCNMNKMRRSALVNTRFESLILADGGATGGDADYSWWFEWSSEWYREYEEDERHRQEEGEVEAEWELENGGEEGELGSAIVTETITLEDSSNMAELTNTTHIPSESHEIVKPSQDHPTDEETTLEPSFMETEIPLFFEPEFSATEPEEQPMKRRRRSSLHLIPDPVTGELSQRPTVRQKRETEDTSKENFDERYDWWEDDWEDEDFDYQEYEWKEVANDNDWEGFYRQSTADDFSDLLEVINPSREELKLLGHQAEDFILQCTFDRRQCNYTDFRQFQNKYYGNCFTFNQVVGNSTGARSTGKTGAQYGLHLTLFTEQPEYVGLFAQEAGVRVAIHPSNVFPFPEDDGVVASTGQVSDIGLRQSYFQRLPDPHGNCTDGTKTNFTSREYAYTTRACIKSCIQQHLLGRCDCVTDILMNDTLCSSRNRSQQVCRQAIEQFFHEGELPCNCPVACRETLFVTAVTSSLWPSERYEHHLKTRLTNEKAKRILENVEQTRKNLARVRIYFEELNYEQMIQKPKYTIEGLLGGIGGLLGLYIGFSVITICEVGVLVVDLVKYLCRKVYSRDRVIPVDFKS